Proteins encoded together in one Columba livia isolate bColLiv1 breed racing homer chromosome 3, bColLiv1.pat.W.v2, whole genome shotgun sequence window:
- the SGK1 gene encoding serine/threonine-protein kinase Sgk1 isoform X2, producing the protein MSTALGIASVNGSAGAAAGLAALATSLLPPGRPARKGSYLGLRRPPVAPSQPPRCHAAPGISTESEMRGKEEKSSLKAFMKQRRMGLNDFIQKIATNSYACKHPEVQSILKISQPQEPELMNANPSPPPSPSQQINLGPSSNPHAKPSDFHFLKVIGKGSFGKVLLARHKAEEQFYAVKVLQKKAILKKKEEKHIMSERNVLLKNVKHPFLVGLHFSFQTADKLYFVLDYINGGELFYHLQRERCFLEPRARFYTAEIASALGYLHSLNIVYRDLKPENILLDSQGHIVLTDFGLCKENIEHNGTTSTFCGTPEYLAPEVLHKQPYDRTVDWWCLGAVLYEMLYGLPPFYSRNTAEMYDNILNKPLQLKPNITNSARHLLEGLLQKDRTKRLGAKEDFMEIKNHIFFSPINWDDLINKKITPPFNPNVSGPSDLRHFDPEFTDEPVPSSIGQSPDSILITASVKEAAEAFLGFSYAPPVDSFL; encoded by the exons ATGTCAACCGCCCTCGGTATTGCGTCCGTAAACGGGTCAGCGGGAGCGGCGGCCGGCCTCGCCGCCCTCGccacctccctcctgcctccGGGCCGTCCGGCCAGGAAGGGGAGTTATTTGGGATTACGGCGGCCGCCGGTAGCCCCGTCACAGCCTCCGCGCTGCCACGCCGCGCCCGGGATCTCGACAGAGAGCGAGATGAGGGGCAAAGAGGAGAAGTCGTCGCTGAAAG CTTTCATGAAGCAGAGAAGAATGGGGCTAAACGACTTCATTCAGAAGATAGCCACCAACTCCTATGCATGCAAGCA CCCTGAAGTTCAGTCTATCTTGAAAATCTCCCAGCCTCAAGAGCCTGAACTTATGAATGCTAATCCTTCTCCTCCG CCCAGTCCTTCACAGCAGATCAATCTTGGTCCATCATCCAACCCACATGCCAAACCATCAGACTTCCATTTCTTAAAAGTGATTGGAAAAGGCAGTTTTGGGAAG GTTCTCCTTGCACGACATAAGGCAGAAGAGCAGTTCTATGCTGTTAAAGTCCTGCAGAAAAAAGCAATCCTGAAGAAGAAGGAG GAGAAGCACATTATGTCAGAACGTAATGTCctgctgaaaaatgtgaaacacCCCTTCCTGGTTGGGCTGCACTTTTCCTTCCAAACTGCAGACAAATTGTATTTTGTCCTAGACTACATCAATGGTGGAGAG TTGTTCTACCATCTCCAGAGGGAGCGTTGCTTCCTGGAGCCAAGAGCTCGATTTTACACTGCTGAAATCGCCAGTGCACTGGGCTACCTGCACTCCCTGAACATTGTTTATCG AGACTTGAAGCCGGAGAATATTCTGCTTGATTCACAGGGGCACATTGTCTTGACTGACTTTGGactctgcaaagaaaacataGAGCACAATGGCACGACCTCCACCTTCTGCGGCACACCGGAG TATCTTGCTCCTGAAGTTCTCCATAAGCAGCCCTATGACCGGACTGTGGACTGGTGGTGCCTTGGAGCAGTCCTGTATGAGATGCTTTATGGCCTG CCGCCCTTCTACAGCAGGAACACGGCAGAAATGTACGACAACATCTTGAACAAACCCTTGCAGCTGAAGCCAAATATTACCAACTCTGCTAGACATCTCCTGGAAGGCCTCTTGCAGAAGGACAGGACAAAGAGGCTTGGTGCCAAGGAGGACTTT ATGGAGATTAAGAATCACATCTTCTTCTCCCCAATTAACTGGGATGATCTCATTAATAAGAAGATTACGCCCCCTTTTAACCCAAATGTG AGTGGCCCCAGTGACCTGCGACACTTTGATCCGGAGTTTACAGACGAGCCAGTCCCCAGTTCCATCGGCCAGTCCCCAGACAGCATCCTCATCACTGCCAGCGTCAAAGAGGCTGCTGaggcttttttgggcttctcATATGCCCCACCTGTGGACTCTTTCTtgtga
- the SGK1 gene encoding serine/threonine-protein kinase Sgk1 isoform X3, translating into MTVKAAEASGPTLTYSKMRGMVAILIAFMKQRRMGLNDFIQKIATNSYACKHPEVQSILKISQPQEPELMNANPSPPPSPSQQINLGPSSNPHAKPSDFHFLKVIGKGSFGKVLLARHKAEEQFYAVKVLQKKAILKKKEEKHIMSERNVLLKNVKHPFLVGLHFSFQTADKLYFVLDYINGGELFYHLQRERCFLEPRARFYTAEIASALGYLHSLNIVYRDLKPENILLDSQGHIVLTDFGLCKENIEHNGTTSTFCGTPEYLAPEVLHKQPYDRTVDWWCLGAVLYEMLYGLPPFYSRNTAEMYDNILNKPLQLKPNITNSARHLLEGLLQKDRTKRLGAKEDFMEIKNHIFFSPINWDDLINKKITPPFNPNVSGPSDLRHFDPEFTDEPVPSSIGQSPDSILITASVKEAAEAFLGFSYAPPVDSFL; encoded by the exons ATGACCGTGAAAGCAGCCGAGGCGTCTGGTCCTACCTTGACTTACTCGAAGATGAGGGGGATGGTGGCCATCCTCATCG CTTTCATGAAGCAGAGAAGAATGGGGCTAAACGACTTCATTCAGAAGATAGCCACCAACTCCTATGCATGCAAGCA CCCTGAAGTTCAGTCTATCTTGAAAATCTCCCAGCCTCAAGAGCCTGAACTTATGAATGCTAATCCTTCTCCTCCG CCCAGTCCTTCACAGCAGATCAATCTTGGTCCATCATCCAACCCACATGCCAAACCATCAGACTTCCATTTCTTAAAAGTGATTGGAAAAGGCAGTTTTGGGAAG GTTCTCCTTGCACGACATAAGGCAGAAGAGCAGTTCTATGCTGTTAAAGTCCTGCAGAAAAAAGCAATCCTGAAGAAGAAGGAG GAGAAGCACATTATGTCAGAACGTAATGTCctgctgaaaaatgtgaaacacCCCTTCCTGGTTGGGCTGCACTTTTCCTTCCAAACTGCAGACAAATTGTATTTTGTCCTAGACTACATCAATGGTGGAGAG TTGTTCTACCATCTCCAGAGGGAGCGTTGCTTCCTGGAGCCAAGAGCTCGATTTTACACTGCTGAAATCGCCAGTGCACTGGGCTACCTGCACTCCCTGAACATTGTTTATCG AGACTTGAAGCCGGAGAATATTCTGCTTGATTCACAGGGGCACATTGTCTTGACTGACTTTGGactctgcaaagaaaacataGAGCACAATGGCACGACCTCCACCTTCTGCGGCACACCGGAG TATCTTGCTCCTGAAGTTCTCCATAAGCAGCCCTATGACCGGACTGTGGACTGGTGGTGCCTTGGAGCAGTCCTGTATGAGATGCTTTATGGCCTG CCGCCCTTCTACAGCAGGAACACGGCAGAAATGTACGACAACATCTTGAACAAACCCTTGCAGCTGAAGCCAAATATTACCAACTCTGCTAGACATCTCCTGGAAGGCCTCTTGCAGAAGGACAGGACAAAGAGGCTTGGTGCCAAGGAGGACTTT ATGGAGATTAAGAATCACATCTTCTTCTCCCCAATTAACTGGGATGATCTCATTAATAAGAAGATTACGCCCCCTTTTAACCCAAATGTG AGTGGCCCCAGTGACCTGCGACACTTTGATCCGGAGTTTACAGACGAGCCAGTCCCCAGTTCCATCGGCCAGTCCCCAGACAGCATCCTCATCACTGCCAGCGTCAAAGAGGCTGCTGaggcttttttgggcttctcATATGCCCCACCTGTGGACTCTTTCTtgtga